The following are from one region of the Vitis riparia cultivar Riparia Gloire de Montpellier isolate 1030 chromosome 14, EGFV_Vit.rip_1.0, whole genome shotgun sequence genome:
- the LOC117931041 gene encoding bifunctional 3-dehydroquinate dehydratase/shikimate dehydrogenase, chloroplastic-like isoform X4 has translation MDLNCKNVQVASDFLGKQKMDQHSSSRTIVSCYVDGVTPPIEDLICRVALLQSTGADMIKLVINATNITEITKIFHLLSHCQMPLIAYSIGDRGFMSQILCRKFGGFLVYGSMEGSPVAGLPTLESLREAYKVQYINKDTKVFGLISKPVGHSKGPILHNPAFRHVNYNGIYVPMLVDDLKEFFSIYSSPDFAGFSVGIPYKEAVTGFCDELHPLAQSIGAVNTIMRRPSDGKLIGYNTDCEASITAIEDALRERGLPNGEAPLNSPLTGKQFVLVGAGGAGRALAFGARSRGAQLVIFDLDFDRANSLAHAVSGEVKLYEDVANFQPEKGAILANATPLGMHPNTDRIPVAEETLSDYQLVFDSVYTPRKTRLLKEAEAAGAIIVSGVEMFLRQAIGQFNLFTGGEAPEEFMREIILSKF, from the exons ATGGACCTGAACTGTAAGAATGTGCAGGTGGCTTCTGATTTCTTAGGGAAACAGAAGATGGATCAGCATAGCAGTAGCAGAACAATAGTGTCATGCTATGTGGATGGTGTGACCCCTCCAATAGAAGATCTCATCTGTCGTGTTGCACTTTTGCAATCTACTGGAGCAGATATGATCAAACTTGTCATCAATGCAACTAATATTACAGAAATAACCAAGATTTTTCATTTGCTTTCACATTGCCAG ATGCCGCTAATAGCCTACTCAATTGGGGATAGAGGTTTTATGAGCCAGATATTGTGTCGAAAATTTGGAGGTTTTCTAGTCTATGGATCAATGGAAGGAAGTCCGGTGGCTGGCCTGCCTACTTTAGAGAGCCTTAGAGAAGCTTATAAAGTTCAGTATATAAACAAGGATACTAAAGTTTTTGGGCTCATCTCAAAACCAGTTGGCCACAGCAAAGGCCCTATTTTGCATAATCCTGCCTTTAGACATGTGAACTACAATGGAATCTATGTTCCAATGCTGGTTGATGATCTCAAGGAATTCTTTAGCATTTACTCAAGCCCTGACTTTGCTGGTTTTAG TGTTGGGATTCCATACAAGGAAGCTGTAACTGGATTTTGTGATGAACTTCATCCACTTGCTCAG TCTATAGGTGCTGTTAATACTATTATGAGGAGGCCTAGTGATGGGAAGCTGATCGGTTATAATACAGATTGTGAGGCTTCCATAACTGCAATTGAGGATGCTCTGAGAG AAAGGGGATTGCCAAATGGAGAAGCACCCCTTAATTCACCACTCACTGGAAAACAGTTTGTGCTAGTTGGTGCTGGAGGTGCAGGACGAGCACTGGCCTTTGGTGCTAGAAGTCGGGGAGCACAGCTAGTCATTTTTGACCTCGATTTTG ATAGAGCAAATTCACTTGCTCATGCGGTTTCTGGTGAAGTTAAGCTTTATGAAGATGTAGCCAACTTCCAGCCTGAGAAAGGGGCAATCCTTGCAAACGCAACACCTTTAGGAATGCATCCAAATACAGATCGAATTCCTGTGGCTGAG GAGACCCTGTCGGATTACCAGCTTGTCTTTGATTCTGTTTACACACCCAGAAAAACGAGATTATTAAAAGAAGCAGAGGCTGCTGGAGCCATCATTGTGAGTGGTGTGGAAATGTTCCTTCGTCAGGCCATTGGCCAGTTCAATCTCTTCACTGGTGGAGAAG CACCCGAAGAGTTCATGAGGGAGATTATTTTATCAAAGTTCTGA